AGCTCGAACGCGATGCCCGACTGCTCGGAGAAGCCGAGCGCGGCGCTGTTGCTCGAGTCGGGAACGGAGATGACGATGTCGGCCTCGGCCGGATGCTCCTCGGCGAGGCGCCGTCCCAGCCGCCGGCGGATGGTGTCGACGCTCACGCCGAAGACCTCGCTGTCGGGGCGCGAGAAGTAGATCAGCTCGAAGACGCAGGCGCGCGCCGGCTCCGGGCGGAACGGCCGGAGCGAGCGGACCCCCGATCCGTCGATCACCACCATCTCGCCGGGCTCGATCTCGCGGAGGAAGTCGGCGCCCACGATGTCGAGCGCGCAGGTCTCGCTCGCGAGCACGTGCGCCTCGCCGCGGCGCCCCAGGCAGAGCGGGCGGAACCCTCGCGGATCGCGCACGCCGATGAGCTTGTCCCCCGCGAGGAGCACGAGCGAGTACGCCCCCTGGCAGCGGGAGAGGGCATCGGGGATCATGCGCTCGATCTCCGTGGCCTTGGAGCGGGCGATCAGGTGGAGGATCACCTCGGTATCGCTCGTGGTCCGGAAGATGGAGCCGTTGGCTTCCATCTCCTCCCGGAGCGCGAGCGCGTTCACGAGGTTCCCGTTGTGCGCGATCGCGAGGGTTCCCTCGCGGTAGTTCACGACGATCGGCTGCGCGTTCTGGAGATGGCTCCCGCCCGTCGTGGAGTAGCGGTTGTGCCCGATCGCGATCCGGCCCGGCAGCTTCTCCAGCGCGCCGCCCGAGAAGACGTCCGAGACGAGGCCCACGCCCCGGTGCTCGCGGAATTCGATCCCGTCGGTCGCGACGATGCCCGCGCTCTCCTGGCCGCGGTGCTGGAGCGCGTAGAGGCCCGCGTACGTGAGGCGGGCCGCGTTCTCCGCGCCCCAGATGCCGAAGACGCCGCACTCCTCCCGGAGCCGGTCGCCGGAGAGGACCTGCGATCCGTCCCGCGCGGTTTCGTTCCTCTCGACTCGTTCGCGTTTCTCGTTCACGTGTTCCGGGTCTCCTCGCTCACGCCGCGGCCCCGATCGCCGGGACCGCCTCGGTCAGGAACGTTTCGATCGTCCGCCACGAGACGGCGCCCTCGAGGAGGAGCGTCGCCTCGGAATGCACATTCGCCAGGAGCCCCTGCCCGGGTCCGCGCACCGGTCCGAGCGTCTCGTAGCACGCCTTCACGGCCGCGTCACCGCCGGGTCCCCGCGTCCAGAGCCACCAGATCCTCGCCTTTCGGATCGCGCCGAGCCCCTCCATCGGATGCTCCCGGAGGAGCCGCTCGAGCAGTCCCGCGTCCTCCGTTCCCTCGCGCGGGCGGGACAGGATGCCCCAGGCTCCGGAGAGCGGCTCCAGCGCCTCTCCCCGATCCGCCGACGAGAGGAACCGGAACTGTTCCTTGTTCGGATTCACGAAGAAGTTGCTCTTCTCGATCGCATGGAGGAGCGGCTTCTCGAACGCGTCGGCCGCGAATCCACGCGCGGGCTCGAAGAGAACGAGCTCCTCCCGCACGAGCCTCGAGAGGGAGTACCCGTGCGGAAGGAGCCGTCGTCCCGCGTCGAGCGCGGTCCACGCGGTCAGATCCGCGATCTTGAGCCGCGTCCGGAGCGCCGCGCTCACGCGCTCGCCCCTTCCGGAGCTCGGGCGCCCAGGTGACGCGCCAGGGACGCGAACAGGAACCGCCCGGGCCCGGGCCCTTCGAGCGCATCGAAGGATCCCGTCGCGCGTCGCCTCGCGCCGCCCCACGCTCCATCCAGATCCGCGGGCACCTGCCGGAGCCACGCCGCCCGCTCCGGATGCGGCATGATCGCGAGCACGTTCCCCGTGACGTTCGTGATTCCCGCCGCCTGGAGGAATCCTCCGTTCGGATCGTCCGGATAGCGCGCCGCCGGCGAGCCGCTCGGAGTGACGTACCGGAACAGAGCCAGTCCATCTCTTTGGATGCGCTCGGCCACGGCGGGGTCCGCCGTCAGGAACCGTCCTTCTCCGTGCGCGATGGGCAGAGGAACGAGGTCGCCGGCCCCGAGCGCCGAGGCCCAGAGCGCGTGGCCGGGACCCTGCCCCGCGGCCACCCGCACCCAGCGGCTGAGATACCCCTGGCGGCGCGGCGCCCGGTTCGGAGCGAGCGCCATCTCGACCACGCCGCCGCGGATCCCGGGAACGAGCCCCGCCTCGACGAGCACCTGCGCGCCGTTGCAGATCCCGAGGACCGGCTTCCCGCGCTCCGACTCGCGCGCGATCCGCTCCACGGCCGGGAGCTTCGCGGCCACGGCCCCCGCGCGGATCCGGTCCTGGAACGCGAACCCGCCTGGGATCACGTACGCGTCGAACTCCGAGAGCGCCGACGCGGACTCGTTGAACCGCACGATGCGTCCCTCGACGCCGACCGATTCGAGAGCCCGCACGGTCTCGTACTCGCAATTCACTCCGGGAATCTGAAGCACCGCGGCGCGCGCCATCGTCACTCCACGTAGGGACGGATCGCGTCGAGGTGGATTCGCGCGAGCTCGTCCAGGGGTGCATCGACCAGCGCCGCGGCTCCATCCGTCATCCGGAACCGAGGCTCGGCAAGGGTTCGTCCGACGATCGTCGCGTCGAGGCCCAGGGCGCGAAGTCGCGCGACCGCCTCGTCCGCACGCGTGGGATCCATTTCGAGGAGGAACCCCGGCGATTCGCTGTACGCGCGAACTTCCGGCGCGCTCGCGTCAAGCCCCTCGAGGCGGATCTCGGCGCCGAGCCCCTGCGCGGCGTGGCCCGCGAGCGCCATCTCGAACGCCGCGACCGCGAGGCCGCCGCGCGCGATGTCGTGACACGCGAGCGCCGCGCCCCGCCGCACTTCCTCGAGCACCGCGTAGAGCCGCGCGCGCTCGAGATCCAGATCGAGCGCGGGCAGCTCGCCGCCCGTCTCTCCCGTGAGCGCGTGTCGGAGCTGCGACGCGCCCGTGCGGTCCCCGCGAGGGCCCGTCAGGACGATCGCGCTTCCCGCGCGCTTCAATCCCCACGTCACCGCCACGGCGTAGTCGTCCATCACGCCGAGGGCCGCCACGATGGGCGAGGGTTCGATCGACCGGCCGGTCGAGGACTCGTTGTAGAAGGACACGTTGCCGGAGACGTACGGAACGGGGGGCCAGGCGGTCCCCCGTGGACCGAGCGCGCGCGCCGCGTCGCCGAGGCCGCGGACGCTCCGCGTGAAGTCGTGGAAGACCTCGGGATCCTCGGGATTTCCGAAGTTGAGACAGTCCGTGAGGGCGAGCGGCCGAGCACCGACCGCGACCAGGTTTCGAAGCGCCTCGTACACCGCGTGTGCCGATCCCGTGTACGGATCCGCCGCGACGTACCAGGGATTCCCCGCGACCGCCATGGCGCAGCCGAGCCGGGCGCCGGGGATGGGCTGCATCACCGAGGCGTCCGCGTCCCCCGCCCGGATCACCATCCGCGCCTGTACCTCGGTGTCGTAGTACCGGAGGATGGGATCGCGCGATCCCAGATTGGGCGCGCCGATGAGCTTCCGGAAGAGCGCCGCGTGATCGCGCACCTCGGGAAGCGCCCGCTCCGGCGGCCTCGGAGGACGCGGGCGCTCGGGACGCTTGTGCTCGATGCCCGCCGTGATCACCTCCACCGCGGCGTCGCAGACCGGCTGGCCGCCGCGCAGGATCCGGTAGCGGTCGTCCGTGCGCACGCGCCCCACCACGGCGGCGCGCGCGCCGTCGTACACCAGCGGAAGGGCGTACTCCACGTTGTAGATCTCGAGGAGCCTCGGCGCGAGCCGCTCGGGGATCACCATCGCGAACCGCTCCTGCGTCTCGGAGCACGCGATCACCTCGGGCGGAAGCGGACGGTCGGGCGTGGGGACCTGGTCGAGATCCACGTCCATTCCGAATCCGCCGGCCGCGGCCAGCTCCGAGGACGCGCACGCGATCCCGCCCGCGCCCAGGTCCTTGAAGCCGAACGGCGCTCC
The sequence above is drawn from the Candidatus Eisenbacteria bacterium genome and encodes:
- the purQ gene encoding phosphoribosylformylglycinamidine synthase I, encoding MARAAVLQIPGVNCEYETVRALESVGVEGRIVRFNESASALSEFDAYVIPGGFAFQDRIRAGAVAAKLPAVERIARESERGKPVLGICNGAQVLVEAGLVPGIRGGVVEMALAPNRAPRRQGYLSRWVRVAAGQGPGHALWASALGAGDLVPLPIAHGEGRFLTADPAVAERIQRDGLALFRYVTPSGSPAARYPDDPNGGFLQAAGITNVTGNVLAIMPHPERAAWLRQVPADLDGAWGGARRRATGSFDALEGPGPGRFLFASLARHLGARAPEGASA
- the purL gene encoding phosphoribosylformylglycinamidine synthase subunit PurL; the protein is MQPIAEAATVALQGLGPDQVGRALSELGLRLKPDEASRMLELLKRDPTRVEATIFDTMWSEHCSYKSSRWVLKSFLPTESPDVILGPGEDAGVVRLGTHQGVEYALVMAHESHNHPSQVVPVEGAATGIGGIVRDVACMGAEVIGVMDALRFGDPEGRHASGVREIVRGVVDGIWQYANPLGVPNLGGDVFFSRRFDENCLVNVVALGLVRADRVVRSRVPEAAKREPYVMVLIGKPTDETGFGGASFASAILEADAHEQRGHVQVPDPFLKRVLFEANRAALAWLFEQGAPFGFKDLGAGGIACASSELAAAGGFGMDVDLDQVPTPDRPLPPEVIACSETQERFAMVIPERLAPRLLEIYNVEYALPLVYDGARAAVVGRVRTDDRYRILRGGQPVCDAAVEVITAGIEHKRPERPRPPRPPERALPEVRDHAALFRKLIGAPNLGSRDPILRYYDTEVQARMVIRAGDADASVMQPIPGARLGCAMAVAGNPWYVAADPYTGSAHAVYEALRNLVAVGARPLALTDCLNFGNPEDPEVFHDFTRSVRGLGDAARALGPRGTAWPPVPYVSGNVSFYNESSTGRSIEPSPIVAALGVMDDYAVAVTWGLKRAGSAIVLTGPRGDRTGASQLRHALTGETGGELPALDLDLERARLYAVLEEVRRGAALACHDIARGGLAVAAFEMALAGHAAQGLGAEIRLEGLDASAPEVRAYSESPGFLLEMDPTRADEAVARLRALGLDATIVGRTLAEPRFRMTDGAAALVDAPLDELARIHLDAIRPYVE
- the purF gene encoding amidophosphoribosyltransferase, whose amino-acid sequence is MNEKRERVERNETARDGSQVLSGDRLREECGVFGIWGAENAARLTYAGLYALQHRGQESAGIVATDGIEFREHRGVGLVSDVFSGGALEKLPGRIAIGHNRYSTTGGSHLQNAQPIVVNYREGTLAIAHNGNLVNALALREEMEANGSIFRTTSDTEVILHLIARSKATEIERMIPDALSRCQGAYSLVLLAGDKLIGVRDPRGFRPLCLGRRGEAHVLASETCALDIVGADFLREIEPGEMVVIDGSGVRSLRPFRPEPARACVFELIYFSRPDSEVFGVSVDTIRRRLGRRLAEEHPAEADIVISVPDSSNSAALGFSEQSGIAFELGLIRNHYVGRTFIAPKQITRDFGVNLKFNAVRRILEGKRVVVVDDSIVRGTTSRSLVAMLRHAGAKEIHFRVSSPPIGWSCYYGIDTPNRRELIASSHTVEQIRKYLHVDSLGYLSMEGLRSCVDKPDDHCYACFNGDYSVRFGEEMDKLALERGRVPEQQP